A genomic region of Trichothermofontia sichuanensis B231 contains the following coding sequences:
- a CDS encoding cobyrinate a,c-diamide synthase, with amino-acid sequence MSLVIAGERSGVGKTTVTLALLAALRRRGLQVQSFKVGPDYIDPMFHQAVTGRPCRNLDPILTSPRYVQTCFHTHTQTADYALIEGVMGLFDGVEIPGRCQKSKVKSQKSKSSAMAAAYASTAHIAQLLNLPVLLVLDCRHLSGSIAAIVDGYQQFDPDVQIAGVVLNRVGSDRHRQLLTQALDYLQARQGNAPPVLGVIHRQAELTIPDRHLGLVPTAELDDLPRFFDRLADLAEQCFDWDVLLPLFKVNTDGSEGGFDNPGVDTPSLMVQPAPTLADGSFFYPGVRLVAIAVAYDRAFSFYYADNLDLLRQLGADLCFWSPLQDATLPANIQGLYFGGGFPEMFAPALEHNQAVRRAVQAAIRAGMPTYAECGGLMYLAERLIDFEQRAWEMVGVLPCTVAMGDRLVLGYRQATALHPTTLIATGETVWGHEFHRSAIIQEESMGARAANTGAQPLPIAYPLWQTQSLNPDAKPQREGWYGDRLLATYLHLHWGQYPHLAQRFVQQCAAY; translated from the coding sequence ATGTCCTTAGTGATTGCCGGAGAACGCAGCGGCGTTGGCAAAACCACGGTTACCCTGGCTCTGTTGGCGGCCCTGCGGCGGCGGGGATTACAGGTGCAGTCCTTCAAGGTCGGTCCGGACTACATTGACCCGATGTTCCATCAAGCTGTCACGGGCCGCCCTTGTCGCAATCTCGATCCGATTCTCACTTCCCCCCGCTATGTTCAGACTTGTTTTCACACCCACACGCAAACGGCGGACTATGCGCTGATTGAAGGGGTGATGGGGTTGTTTGATGGGGTTGAGATTCCCGGTAGGTGTCAAAAGTCAAAAGTCAAAAGTCAAAAGTCAAAGTCCTCCGCAATGGCTGCTGCCTATGCCAGTACGGCCCACATTGCCCAGTTGCTGAATCTACCTGTCCTCTTGGTTCTGGATTGTCGTCACCTTTCGGGATCGATCGCGGCGATCGTCGACGGTTATCAACAGTTTGACCCTGATGTGCAAATTGCAGGGGTGGTGTTGAATCGGGTGGGCAGCGATCGGCATCGGCAACTTCTCACCCAAGCCCTCGATTACTTGCAAGCCAGACAAGGGAATGCCCCCCCCGTTTTAGGCGTAATCCACCGTCAGGCAGAGTTGACGATCCCCGATCGCCACCTGGGGTTGGTGCCAACGGCAGAATTGGATGATCTGCCCAGGTTTTTCGATCGCCTCGCTGATCTGGCGGAACAGTGTTTTGATTGGGATGTCCTATTGCCGCTGTTCAAGGTCAATACGGATGGTTCGGAGGGCGGGTTTGACAACCCTGGTGTCGATACCCCATCGCTGATGGTGCAACCCGCCCCTACCCTGGCGGATGGATCGTTTTTTTATCCAGGGGTTCGTTTGGTGGCGATCGCGGTGGCCTACGATCGGGCTTTCAGTTTCTATTACGCCGACAACCTGGATCTCTTGCGACAACTGGGGGCAGACCTCTGCTTTTGGAGTCCGCTGCAAGACGCAACCCTACCAGCCAATATCCAGGGGCTTTACTTTGGGGGCGGGTTTCCGGAAATGTTTGCCCCGGCGTTAGAACACAATCAGGCGGTGCGACGGGCGGTGCAGGCGGCGATCAGGGCGGGGATGCCCACTTATGCTGAATGTGGCGGGCTGATGTATCTGGCAGAACGGTTAATTGATTTTGAACAGCGGGCCTGGGAAATGGTCGGGGTGTTGCCCTGTACAGTCGCAATGGGCGATCGCCTGGTGTTGGGCTATCGACAGGCCACGGCCTTACACCCGACAACCCTCATCGCTACGGGTGAAACTGTTTGGGGCCATGAATTTCATCGATCGGCGATCATCCAGGAAGAGAGCATGGGAGCAAGAGCTGCGAACACTGGGGCACAGCCGCTGCCCATCGCCTATCCCCTCTGGCAAACCCAGTCCCTTAATCCCGACGCCAAGCCGCAGCGAGAAGGGTGGTACGGCGATCGCCTCCTGGCGACTTATCTCCATCTTCACTGGGGCCAATACCCCCATCTAGCCCAGCGCTTTGTCCAACAGTGCGCAGCATATTGA
- a CDS encoding MBOAT family O-acyltransferase — translation MTFLSLIYGVFLLSVLGIYWSAQTQTQRLWALVVTSLLFYAALPTPGGPSPVYSLLLPIFSIFLLMTSAVVNFWLGRSLSQRSALALHGDPNLSEAEWQFAQEEWNYRRTWILASGIVFNVVLLLSFKYTPFFLRTIGTLMGSSVVLTTADAIAATVIPPLGLSFFCFECIAYLIDIYRGAPAAPQFLKFAAYKFFFPKLISGPITRYHHLAIQFKSVTMPTPDRVAEGLWLIACGALKKGLVADNLGRYVDLVFNPDTGNLLRAGSGDLGLATAAYGLQLYLDFSGYVDVALGSALLLGLNLPQNFDFPYCTTSIADFWRRWHITLGDWLRNYLYFPLGGSRQGLWRTCLNLMMVMLVAGIWHGANWGFIVWGALHGLALVVHRLTDSQSRRRAWLSTWWLSLPGMAIAWFVTQLVVFLTWIFFRLPNLKDSLWVVSHLWGQTADAQFVQKIYVETLHLGRPTIALLLLAIMVIMGLLYQSRQILKLQLNWPIKLFLVPLCLYAVWQLGPEGTLPYIYFDF, via the coding sequence ATGACCTTTCTCTCCCTAATCTACGGTGTGTTTCTCCTGAGTGTGCTGGGGATTTACTGGTCTGCCCAGACCCAGACGCAACGCCTGTGGGCCTTAGTGGTCACCAGTTTGCTTTTCTATGCGGCCTTGCCCACCCCAGGAGGACCCAGCCCAGTCTATAGCCTGCTGTTGCCCATTTTCTCCATTTTCCTACTGATGACCAGTGCCGTGGTTAATTTCTGGCTAGGCCGATCGCTTAGCCAACGATCGGCCCTTGCCCTCCACGGCGATCCCAACCTATCGGAAGCCGAGTGGCAGTTTGCCCAGGAGGAATGGAACTATCGCCGCACCTGGATTCTGGCCTCTGGCATTGTCTTTAACGTTGTCCTGCTCCTGAGCTTCAAATATACACCCTTTTTCCTGCGTACGATCGGCACCCTCATGGGGTCCAGTGTGGTGCTGACAACGGCGGATGCGATCGCGGCCACGGTTATTCCCCCCTTGGGTCTAAGTTTCTTTTGCTTCGAGTGCATTGCCTATTTAATTGATATTTATCGCGGTGCCCCGGCAGCTCCCCAATTTTTGAAATTTGCCGCCTATAAATTTTTCTTCCCCAAGCTGATTTCCGGTCCCATCACCCGTTATCACCACCTGGCCATCCAGTTTAAGTCTGTGACGATGCCCACGCCCGATCGCGTTGCCGAAGGCTTGTGGTTGATCGCCTGTGGGGCGCTGAAAAAGGGACTCGTGGCCGATAATTTGGGACGGTATGTGGATTTAGTGTTTAATCCCGATACCGGTAATTTATTGCGGGCAGGGAGTGGCGATCTGGGGTTAGCGACGGCTGCTTATGGGTTGCAACTGTATCTTGACTTCAGCGGCTATGTGGATGTGGCCCTAGGGAGCGCCCTTTTACTAGGGTTAAATCTACCGCAGAACTTTGATTTCCCCTACTGCACCACCAGCATTGCCGACTTCTGGCGACGCTGGCATATTACCTTAGGTGACTGGCTGCGAAACTATCTCTACTTTCCCCTGGGTGGCTCACGTCAGGGCCTCTGGCGCACCTGCCTTAACCTGATGATGGTGATGTTAGTGGCTGGGATCTGGCACGGAGCAAATTGGGGGTTTATTGTCTGGGGGGCGCTCCACGGGTTGGCTCTGGTTGTGCATCGCCTCACCGATAGTCAAAGTCGCCGCCGCGCCTGGTTAAGTACCTGGTGGCTGAGCTTACCCGGCATGGCGATCGCCTGGTTTGTTACCCAGCTCGTTGTTTTCCTGACCTGGATTTTCTTCCGCCTGCCGAACCTGAAGGACTCCCTGTGGGTCGTCAGCCACCTGTGGGGACAAACCGCTGATGCCCAGTTTGTCCAAAAAATCTATGTTGAAACCCTGCATCTAGGTCGCCCAACCATTGCCCTGCTTTTGCTAGCCATTATGGTGATTATGGGGCTGCTTTACCAAAGTCGTCAAATTCTGAAACTGCAATTGAATTGGCCGATTAAGCTCTTTCTCGTCCCCCTCTGCCTCTATGCCGTCTGGCAACTCGGCCCGGAAGGCACCCTCCCCTATATTTACTTTGATTTCTAA